In Eupeodes corollae chromosome 3, idEupCoro1.1, whole genome shotgun sequence, a single genomic region encodes these proteins:
- the LOC129949399 gene encoding potential E3 ubiquitin-protein ligase ariadne-2 produces the protein MSADSDMDYSDNDCEYDDYYNSGEDCDVERIDPRKTDPEYFEYECLTVEEVEKLLNESVEKLNTILQITPSLAKVLLLEHKWNNKEITDKYRENASALLISARIKPPPTTSSAAASSFASFSSSSYKHIAVTALSSTTATATSIYRSQMCPVCATTQLGDKFYALSCSHSFCKDCWSMYFETQIFQGISTQIGCMAQMCNVRVPEDLVLNLVTRPVMRDKYQQFAFKDYVRSHPELRFCPGPNCHIIVRSGEICAKRAICKVCKTSFCFKCGMDYHAPTDCQIIKKWLTKCADDSETANYISANTKDCPKCHICIEKNGGCNHMQCFNCKHDFCWMCLGDWKTHGSEYYECSRYKDNPNIANESMHVQAREALKKYLHYYERWENHSKSLQLEQQTLDRLKARVNEKVMKGRGTWIDWQYLFNAASLLAKCRYTLQYTYPYAYFMEAGPRKVLFEYQQAQLEAEIENLSWKIERAETTDLGDLENQMDIAEKRRTTLLKDFFPTDTL, from the exons GTGAAGATTGCGATGTAGAGCGAATAGATCCAAGAAAAACAGATCCAGAATACTTTGAATATGAATGTCTGACAGTGGAAGAAGTGGAAAAACTCCTTAACGAATCGGTGGAGAAACTCAACACAATCCTGCAAATAACACCATCTCTAGCCAAAGTACTCCTGCTCGAGCACAAATGGAATAATAAAGAAATCACAGATAAATACCGCGAAAATGCATCGGCTCTACTTATATCAGCAAGAATCAAACCGCCTCCAACTACATCAAGTGCCGCCGCTTCATCGTTTGCCTCGTTCAGTAGTTCCTCTTACAAACACATAGCCGTAACCGCACTGTCAAGCACCACCGCGACCGCCACAAGCATTTATCGCAGCCAAATGTGTCCGGTGTGTGCGACCACACAGCTTGGCGATAAATTTTACGCGCTCTCATGTAGCCATTCATTTTGCAAAGACTGCTGGTCAATGTATTTCGAAACACAAATCTTCCAGGGAATATCCACTCAAATAGGTTGCATGGCACAAATGTGCAATGTTCGCGTGCCAGAAGATCTCGTCCTGAATCTGGTGACGCGACCAGTGATGCGGGACAAGTATCAACAATTCGCTTTCAAAGACTATGTGAGATCTCATCCAGAGCTGCGCTTTTGTCCGGGACCGAATTGTCACATAATCGTTCGCTCTGGGGAAATCTGTGCCAAACGAGCCATCTGCAAGGTGTGCAAAACATCGTTTTGCTTTAAGTGCGGCATGGACTACCATGCGCCCACCGACTGTCAGATAATCAAAAAGTGGCTAACTAAGTGCGCCGATGACAGTGAGACGGCAAATTACATTAGTGCCAATACCAAAGACTGTCCCAAATGTCATATTTGCATTGAGAAAAACGGTGGCTGCAACCACATGCAGTGTTTCAACTGCAAACATGACTTTTGCTGGATGTGTCTTGGCGATTGGAAGACTCACGGCTCAGAATACTACGAGTGCTCGCGCTATAAGGACAATCCGAATATTGCCAATGAATCAATGCATGTACAAGCGCGCGAAGCACTCAAAAAGTACCTTCATTATTATGAGCGTTGGGAGAATCACTCGAAGAGTTTGCAATTGGAACAACAGACACTTGATCGTCTGAAAGCTAGAGTGAACGAAAAAGTGATGAAGGGGCGTGGCACATGGATTGACTGGCAGTATTTATTTAATGCAGCTTCGTTGCTTGCCAAATGTAGATACACATTGCAGTATACTTATCCCTATGCGTATTTCATGGAGGCTGGACCCAGAAAAGTCCTCTTTGAATATCAACAG GCTCAACTAGAAGCTGAAATTGAAAATCTCTCCTGGAAAATAGAACGTGCCGAAACGACTGATTTAGGTGACTTGGAAAACCAAATGGACATTGCCGAAAAAAGACGAACAACACTCCTCAAGGACTTCTTCCCAACAGATACGTTATAA
- the LOC129949401 gene encoding oocyte zinc finger protein XlCOF15-like — MASELLDDLCKQIYTCRRCKQTFNSKHDQLMHKKEKHDQNPAENSYVCNLCQKTFANHGNLERHMKVHNDVRPHICNECNKSFAQAVNLQRHYSVHNGERPYQCQLCDKSFTQQGNLRRHELIHTGEKPFQCERCNRSFSQRINLKKHMMAHQGFRPYVCSVCQKSFIQSQNYKKHLNKHQKETVRQEQADAALAKVKIEPTITTFGATLAKLKMDPMMYDSGGQNRPVFDQLNGFESTEFFGGVITAVDLAASAMEQHNYGLRYLNKSL; from the exons ATGGCATCAGAACTCTTGGATGatttatgcaaacaaatttatacTTGTCGTCGTTGTAAACAG acATTCAACTCAAAACACGATCAACTAATGCATAAAAAAGAGAAACACGATCAAAACCCTGCCGAAAATAGCTATGTTTGTAATTTGTGCCAAAAGACTTTTGCTAATCATGGCAACCTAGAGCGTCACATGAAAGTTCACAATGATGTCCGGCCACATATCTGCAACGAGTGCAATAAGTCTTTCGCACAGGCCGTGAACTTGCAACGCCACTATTCTGTGCATAACGGCGAACGACCATATCAATGTCAGCTATGTGATAAATCCTTCACGCAGCAAGGAAATTTGCGACGACATGAACTCATTCATACCGGCGAGAAACCGTTCCAGTGTGAACGATGTAATCGTTCGTTTTCACAGAGGATCAACCTCAAAAAACATATGATGGCTCATCAGGGATTTCGGCCATATGTCTGCAGTGTGTGCCAGAAGTCCTTTATACAATCTCAAAACTACAAGAAACACCTCAACAAACATCAAAAGGAGACAGTTAGACAGGAGCAGGCTGACGCTGCATTGGCAAAGGTTAAGATCGAACCAACGAT AACAACGTTTGGAGCTACGTTAGCTAAACTTAAAATGGATCCAAT GATGTACGATAGTGGTGGGCAGAATAGACCGGTTTTCGATCaattaaatggttttgaatCAACCGAGTTCTTTGGCGGTGTAATTACTGCAGTTGACTTAGCAGCTAGTGCAATGGAACAGCACAATTACGGActtagatatttaaataaatcgttATAA
- the LOC129949402 gene encoding protein FAM136A encodes MIQRQRQRIEQAVTEMIDDMDKSHLRKMQTDMHLCAARCCQDMNASVDSVQNCVDRCSNPITRAQNYVQHELGEFQGRLQRCVMQCNDDIKVKMPPNPNESDVAKFTDQFERCAVQCVDKHVGLIPSLMKTMKAVLAKGPENIPNV; translated from the exons ATGATTCAACGACAACGCCAAAGAATCGAGCAAGCTGTAACTGAAATGATTGACGATATGGATAAATCACATTTACGTAAAATGCAG acaGACATGCATTTATGCGCTGCCCGCTGTTGCCAGGATATGAATGCAAGTGTTGACAGTGTTCAGAATTGTGTCGACAGATGTTCTAATCCAATAACTCGAGCCCAAAACTACGTTCAACATGAATTGGGTGAATTTCAAGGACGATTGCAAAGATGTGTTATG CAATGCAACGATGACATAAAAGTTAAGATGCCACCTAACCCCAATGAATCGGACGTAGCTAAGTTCACAGATCAGTTTGAGCGATGTGCGGTTCAGTGCGTCGATAAGCATGTTGGTTTGATTCCATCACTTATGAAAACAATGAAAGCAGTTCTAGCTAAAGGTCCCGAGAATATACCAAACGTTTAA
- the LOC129952488 gene encoding cysteine dioxygenase type 1, whose amino-acid sequence MALSKADKKENIQEIYLREATQHFRGIEKPLKYGPSIDNLQQLISALHKEFETNYVNIEMVNHILLSYKSNIKEWHKFAKFDRYKYTRNLVDAGNSKFNLMILCWGEGHGSAIHDHSDSHCFMKILQGELVETRYQMPESDEAINSSVSDIGRIEDSVEDFNGEELKEQGKSTMSLNDVCYINDNLGLHRVENPSHTDSAVSLHLYCPPFDSCSVFQKNSGKKVKCQVTFWSKNGVRLQKSNNQ is encoded by the exons ATGGCTCTCTCCAAAGccgacaaaaaagaaaatatccaaGAGATTTACCTCCGCGAAGCTACCCAACACTTTCGTGGAATtgaaaaaccattaaaatatgGTCCATCAATCGACAATCTCCAACAACTAATATCAGCTCTACACAAAGAATTTGAAACCAATTATGTCAACATTGAAATGGTCAATCATATTCTGCTGTCTTATAAGTCAAACATAAAAGAATGGCATAAATTTGCCAAATTCGATCGTTATAA atacACTCGCAATCTAGTTGATGCTGGAAACAGCAAATTCAATCTGATGATTCTTTGTTGGGGTGAAGGTCACGGGTCTGCCATTCACGATCATTCTGACTCTCATTGCTTCATGAAAATCCTACAAGGGGAATTGGTGGAGACGCGTTATCAAATGCCTGAGTCAGACGAAGCCATTAATAGTTCGGTGAGTGATATTGGACGCATTGAGGATTCGGTTGAGGATTTCAATGGAGAGGAATTGAAAGAGCAAGGAAAATCGACAATGAGTCTTAATGATGTGTGTTACATTAATG acaaCTTAGGTTTACACCGTGTTGAAAATCCCAGTCATACAGATTCAGCTGTTTCACTGCACTTATATTGCCCACCATTTGATTCGTGTTCTGTATTCCAGAAAAATTCAGGGAAGAAAGTAAAATGTCAAGTAACATTCTGGAGTAAAAATGGCGTacgtttacaaaaaagtaacaaCCAGTAA